Proteins encoded by one window of Candidatus Dependentiae bacterium:
- the tnpB gene encoding IS66 family insertion sequence element accessory protein TnpB: protein MQLQLYGRKIWVYRSAIDFRRSIDGLSAMIMSEIKQSPKDGVYLFFNRHHDKVKCLSWHKNGFVLLYKRLEAGRFAMKFNDKSGVMEINTDELSWLLAGLEWQKMRDWKELNYSKFS, encoded by the coding sequence ATGCAACTACAATTATACGGTAGGAAGATTTGGGTATATCGATCCGCGATTGATTTTCGTCGTTCTATCGATGGTTTAAGTGCAATGATCATGAGCGAAATAAAGCAGTCCCCTAAAGATGGGGTCTATTTATTTTTCAATCGCCATCACGACAAAGTCAAATGCTTATCCTGGCATAAAAATGGGTTTGTGCTGTTGTACAAGCGTTTGGAGGCTGGACGATTTGCAATGAAATTCAATGATAAATCCGGCGTAATGGAAATCAATACAGACGAATTGAGCTGGTTGTTAGCAGGTTTGGAGTGGCAGAAAATGCGAGATTGGAAAGAATTAAATTACTCGAAATTTAGCTGA